TCAGCTCGAAGACCTCGGCCATGTTGAGGATGTCGAGCTCGTAGTCGAATCGTCCGTCGCCGGCGTAACGCAGGATCGAGACACCCGGCGCCTGGAGCGGCTGACCGTCTGCCGTGGTGCCGGGCAGGCGATTCCACCAGAACGACACGACCCGGTCGCCCTCGACCATGGTCCACTCTTCGGGGAACGTCCAGCCGTCGAGGCCCGCCATGCTGTCGTCGAGGAAGCGGGCGATCGCTGCTCGGCCCTCCATGCGACCCCACGCCGGATCGACGAAGACGGCGTTCTCGGTGAACAGCTGTTCGGCGAGCACCGACCATCGGGCTTCACCGCGTTGCACCTTTTCCCGCGCGGCGACGTAGCGTCCATAGGCTGCCCGCGCCTCCTCGCTCCGCCCCGACTCGCTCATGGCTCGCCAACCTAGCGGGCGCGCCGCTAGGCACAGTCAGTTCACTGGTCGACACGCGACGCCCACTCGCGCCAGGAGGGCGCAGAACGTCGCGCGGCTCACCTTCCAGCGACCGTCCACGACAACCGCTCCGCCGCGATGCGTGGGGAGGTAGGGCGACGAGGCACCCAACCAAACCGAGAACCACACCGCGGCCTCACTCTCGCTGACGAATGTGACGCGCTCGACGCGGTGGACTGCGGTCTGCGCGGTGCCCCCGAAGCGCCGGTGCAGCTCGCGTAGCGTCGGTCCCAGCCGCTCGCCTCCTTCGACGTTGACCATCTCGTCGTTCCGCAGCTCCTGCATGCCGGCGAAGGCGGCTTCGACCGCGCGGCGGGCGGTCTCCTCGTCGGAGGGTGTCCGGCCCGTCGGCGCGGGATCCGGGGCGAAGGCGACGCCGAAGCCCGGTTGGGGGAAAAGCGCGGACGACGGACCCGGCTGCTCCTCCCAGAGCGACTGCGCAGTCTGGGCCGCGGCGCGGATCGCGGCGGCGTCGAGGTCGACCTGCGTCTCAGGAACTCCATGGCCCTTCCACTCCACCACGGCTGCGAGGGGTCCATCGGGGACCCAGTAACGCTGGTCCCAGCGGCCGCCGATGCCACTCACACCCTGTTGCACCAGCAGCGGCTTGGGCGGTGTGTCACCCAGCCCCACGCCGACCAGCGGTGAAAGGTTCGTCACCCGAGTGCCGTCGGCGAAGCCCAACCCGAGGCGCAGCTGTTGGTCGGCCAGGAGGACCTGATGGCCTGGGACGCTCATCGGGCCCACGGCACGGATCCCGATCCCATGCGGAAAGCCGAACCCGCTCAGCGCGTGGCGGGAGCGCACGCAGACGCGGAACTCGAAGCCCTCGGGATAGGCGCGCAGATGCTCGAGCGTCACGGCGAGCCCAGAAGCGCCGTAGATCAGGACCCGGTCATGCACAAGCTCGCCCAACACCCGTGCCGGGGGACCAGCCCAGGGTGGCAGGCGCAGCGCGGGAGGTAGCGGGGGAGGCGTGGAAGGGGGCGGAGGGTCGAAGAACGACGGCACGCGCTCATGCTCTCACCGGCGGTCCCTCGCGTCCGCGGAGATTTCCGTTTGTCGCTTGCATGGCGAAGGCGAGCGGCGAAGAAATGCCAGCGATCGCGGCGCTGCGTCTGCGAGAGTCACAGCGTGCCGCAGAACATCTTCACCGGACGCTTCGCTGAGGGCTACGACCTGGGCTCGTCGGACATGTATGAGCCTCGCGTTCTTGAACCGACGGTGAGCTTTCTCGCCGATGCTGCTCGTGACGGCGCTGCGCTGGAATTCGGCATCGGTACTGGCAGGGTCGCATTGCCTCTGAGTCAGAGGGGCGTCGAGGTCCACGGCATCGAGATCTCACCGGACATGGTGAAGCAACTTCGCGCGAAGCCCGAGTCCGAGGCCCTTGTCGTGACCGTTGGCGA
This region of Actinomycetota bacterium genomic DNA includes:
- a CDS encoding nuclear transport factor 2 family protein; protein product: MSESGRSEEARAAYGRYVAAREKVQRGEARWSVLAEQLFTENAVFVDPAWGRMEGRAAIARFLDDSMAGLDGWTFPEEWTMVEGDRVVSFWWNRLPGTTADGQPLQAPGVSILRYAGDGRFDYELDILNMAEVFELMKVSDWQTSATMHTPPEKPDRNPAPPG